The Methylopila sp. M107 genome contains the following window.
GCTGGTCTGGACCCGCGAGGAGGACATGCAGCACGACGTGCCGCGCCCGGCCTATCTCGACCGGATGTCGGCGACGCTCGGCGACGACGGACTGCCGGTGGCGTTCACCGATCGGGTGACGGGCGCATCGGTGGCGGCGCGCTGGGCGCCGGTGATCCTGCGGCCCGACGGATTTGACAGCGACACCACGGAATGCGCGGCCGAGCTCGTCTACCACGTGCCGAACCGCAAGGTGGAATGGGCGCCCTACGAGACCCCGAGGGCGCTGCCCATCGGCTGGTGGCGCGGGGTCGGGCCGACCCACAACCTGTTCACCGTCGAGAGCTTCTTCGACGAACTCGCCCATGAGGCGAAGCAGGACCCGGTCGAATATCGCCGCAAGCTGCTCGCGAAGAACCCACGCGCGCTGGCCACCCTCGACGCCGCCGCAAAGAAGATCGGCTGGGGCGAGGAGCTTGGTCCTCGAAAAGGCCGCGGCGTCGCGGTCGGCGCGCCGTTCGGCTCGTGGGTCACGGCGATCGTCGAGGTCGAGGTCTCAGCCCAGGGCGAGGTGAAGCTCAACCGCGCGGTGTCGAGCGTCGACTGCGGCGTGGTGATGAACCCGAACACGGTCGAGGCGCAGATCCAGGGCGGTCTCGTGTTCGGCTGGACCATGGCGCTTTATGGCGAGCTCACCTACGAGAACGGCGCGGCGCAGCAGTCGAATTTCAACGACTACCGGATGATGCGGATCAACGAGGTCCCGCATATCGAGGTCGAACTGGTGAAATCCTCCGAGGCGCCGGGCGGCATCGGCGAAGTCGGCACCGCCATCGCGGCGCCGGCGTTGACCAACGCGATCTTCGCCGCGACGGGGGTGCGAATCCGCACCCTGCCGATCGACCGGAAACTGCTGATCGAGAACAAGGACGCCGAGAAGAAGAACCTGACCGAGCTGCAGCCGCCCGCCGGCCTTCGTGATCTCGCTTCCGCAGACGTCGTCGCGGGAGGCGCGTAACCCATGAAAGCGCTTCTCAAGTCTATGATCGGCGCGGGCCTGATCGTGCTGGTCGCCGCCGCCGGCTTCGCCGGCTGGCGGTTCGCGACATCCGACGCGGAAGTCTCCGCGGCCGACGTCAAGCCGACGCCGGAACTCGTCGAGCGCGGCAGATACCTCACAGCCGCCGCCGACTGCGCCGCCTGCCACACTGTGCCGGGCGGAAAACCGTTCGCGGGCGGCGTGCCCTTCGAGCTGCCGTTCGGGACGATTTATTCGACCAACATCACGGCGGACCAGAAGACCGGCATCGGCGACTGGTCCGACGACGACTTTGTTCGCGCGCTGCACAAGGGCGTCGCGAAGGACGGCTCGAACCTCTATCCGGCCTTCCCCTACACCTCCTACACGGGCCTCACGCGCGACGACGCTGTCGCGATCAAGGCGTACCTCTTCAGCCTCGCGCCCGAGAACGCGCCGGCGAAGGAGAACACGCTCGGCTTCCCGTTCAACCAGCGCTGGGCGATGAAGTTCTGGAACGTCGCCTTCCTCGACCAGAAGCGGTTCCGTGCCGATCCGAAGCTGAGCGAGACGGAAAACCGCGGCGCCTATCTCGCAACCGCGCTCGGCCATTGCGGCGAGTGCCATACGCCCCGCAACATCGGCTTCGCGCTTTCGGGCAAGGATCTCGCGGGCACCGAGATCAAGGGCTGGCGGGCCTACAACATCACCCCCGACAAGGAGACCGGCATCGGCGCGTGGAGCGACGAGCAGATCGCGAGCTACCTTGCGAGCGGCCATGCCGAGGGCAGGGGCGCCGCCTCCGGTCCGATGGCGGAGGTCATCGCCAACTCGACCAAGTTCCTGACCAAGGACGACGTGTCGGCGCTGGTCGCTTACCTCCGCAAGGTCGAGCCGCGGAAGAGCGACGACGGCGTCAAGGTCGCTGCCGCGCCGCAGTCGATGCTGACCTCGACCGCCTGGGCGGCGGCGCCCTCGGGCGCCGAAGGCGGGCTGGGTTCCCGCATCTTCCAGGGCGCCTGCGCGAGCTGCCACCAGTGGAACGGCAAGGGCCAGCAGACGCCTTACGCGGGGCTCGCCGGAACCCGCGCCGTGAACGATCCGGAAGGCGTCAACCTTGTGCAGGTGATGCTGGAAGGCTCGGACCTGCGCGCCGTGCATCAGGCGGCGTGGATGCCGAAATTCGGCGAGGCCTATACCGATGCCGAACTCGCGGCCGTCGCCAACTACGTCATCGCCCATTTCGGCGGCAAGGAGGGCAAGGTGACGCCCGAGAAGGTGGCCGAGCGCCGGACAGAGAAGTAAGCTCCCGGCGGTAACGTCCGGAGAAACCTCGCAAATGCCGAACCGGCAGCTGAAGCTTGGCGCCTTCATGCGCCCCGTGAGTCTGCACACCGGCGCATGGCGGTTTCCGGGCGCCTATCCGGACGCGAACTTCAACTTCGGCCATCTGAAGCGTTTCGCGCAGCGGCTGGAGGAGGCGACCTTCGACGCCTTCTTCATGGCCGACCATCTCGCTGTGTTGAACATGCCCCGGGAGGCGCTGAAGCGCAGCCACACGGTGACGTCGTTCGAGCCGTTCACGCTGCTCTCGGCGCTCGCCGCCGTGACCGAGCGGATCGGGCTCGTCGGCACCGGCTCGACCACCTATGACGAGCCCTATCACCTCGCCCGACGCTTCGCCTCGCTCGACCACATTTCCGGCGGCAGGGCGGGGTGGAACGTCGTCACCACCTCGAACCCCGACGCCGCGCTCAATTTCGGGCTCGACGAGCATGTCGAGCACGCCGCGCGCTACGCAAGGGCGCGCGAATTCTTCGACGTGGTGACGGGGCTGTGGGACTCCTTCGCCGACGACGCCTTCGTCCGCGACGTCGCGAGCGGCGTCTACACCGACCTCGACCGCATGCGGCGGCTCGACCACAAAGGCGCGGCGTTTTCCGTGCGCGGGCCGCTGAACATCGCGCGCCCGCCGCAGGGCTGGCCGGTCATCGTGCAGGCCGGCGCGTCCGAGCCCGGCCGCCAGCTCGCCGCCGAGACGGCCGAGGCGGTGTTCTGCGCGCCCTCGCGGCTCGCGGACGGCCAGACGTTCTACGCCGACGTCAAGGCGCGGACGGCGGCGGTTGGGCGCGATCCGGATCACATCAAGATTCTGCCCGGCGCCTTCATCGTCGTCGGCGACAGTATCGAGGAGGCGCGCGAGAAGCGGGCGCGGCTCGACGCGCTGGTCCATGTCGACAGCTCCTTCGCCTCGCTCTCGAACATGCTCGGCCACGACGTTTCCGGCTTCGACCCGGACGGGCTGCTGCCGGACCTGCCCGAGACCAACGCCAGCCGCAGCACGCAGGCGAAGCTCGTCGGCTTCGCGCGGCGCGAGAACCTGACGATCCGCCAGCTCGCCCAGCGCGTCGGCGGCTATTCGGGACTCGCCTTTGTCGGCACGCCCGAGACGATCGCGGACGGCATGCAGGAATGGCTCGAAAGCGATGGCTGCGACGGCTTCAACGTGATGTTCCCCTACCTGCCGCAGGGGCTCGACGATGTCGTCGACCGCGTCGTGCCGGAGCTGCGGCGCCGGGGGATTTTCCGGAAGGCCTATGAGGGCCGAACGCTGCGCGAGCATCTCGGCCTGCCGCGCCCGGAGAACCGGTTCTTCACGGGCTCATAGCCGCTTCTCAAGCCAGACGCTGTAGCGCGAGGCGCCGAAGCAGAGCGTGAAGTAGACAAGCGCCGCAAAGGCGTAGGCCTCGTCGTAGAAGCCGAGCCAGGCCGTGTCGTTGGCGGCCTGCCGGGCGGCGTTGAGCAGGTCGAACACGCCGATCGCCGCGACCAGCGTGGTGCTCTGCAGGATGCCGATCGCGATGGTGACCAGCGCGGGCACGACCGACCGCAGCGCCTGCGGCAGGATGACGTGGCGCATCGCCCCGAAGGGCGAGTATCCGAGCGAGAGCGCCGCCTCGGTCTGGCTTTCGGGCACGCCCTGCAGCCCCGCCCGGATGATCTCTGCGAAATAGGCCGCGAAGAATAGCGTCATCGCAAGACTCGCGCGGACCAGCGTTTCGAGCTCGACGCCCTCCGGAAGCGCGAGCGGCAGCACCAACATCGCGAGGTAGAGCGCCGTGATCAGCGGAATGCCCCGCGCCAGCTCGATGTAGATCGTGCAGAGCCAGCTCAGGATCGGCAGTCGCGAACGCCGCCCGAGCGCAAGCGCGAGTCCGATCGGAAAACCGCCCGCGAAGGCGAGGATGGTGATCAGCAGCGTCAGTGGCAGCCCGCCCCACTGCGCCATCGGGACCGGCGGTCCGAAAAGCCCGCCGCCGAGCAGCGCCCAAGCGCTCGCGAGCAGGCCGGCGCACGCCCCCGCGAGCCAGACCGACCAGAGACGCGGGACCGCCGACAGGCCGAGAACCGCGACCAGGGCTGCGAGCGCGAGAGCGGCGCGCCAGTGCTCGCCGAACGGATAGAACGCGAACAGGATGAAGCGCAGCTTTTCGCCGATGAACGCCCAGCAGGCGCCCTCAGCGGCCGCGCAGGTCTTGGCGTCGCCAACCCAGACGGCGTCGAGCAGCGCCCAGCGGACGATCGGCGCGACGACCAGCCAAACGACCGCGAGCGTCACGATCGTCACGGTGGCGTTGAGCCAGCCGCCGAAGAATCCTCGCCACAGACGTGCGCCTGCGCTCGTCATGGGCGCGCGAAGCCCCGCCGCTCCAGCATCGCGTCATAGCGGTTCATGACGACGGAGACCGAAAGGCTCAGAGCCAGATAGGCCGCGATCATCAGCGCGAGCGCCTCGACGGCGTGCCCGGACTGGTTGGCGGTGGTGTTGGCGACGCTGACGAAGTCGGTGAAGCCGATCGCGACCGCGAGGCTCGAATTCTTGGTGATGTCGAGATAGGTCGAGGTCATCAGGGGCACGATGACGCGCAGCGCCTGCGGCGCGACGACGAGGCGGAGCGCCTTCGCCCGCGACATGCCGAGCGCTTCGGCGGCCTCCCACTGCCCGGCCGGCACCGACTGGACGCCCGCCCGCACGATCTCGGCGACCTGGGCGGAGCCGTGGACCGTCAATCCCACCACGAGCGCCGCGAATTCCGGCGATACCCCGAAGCCGCCGGTGAAATTGAAGCCGCGCAGTGTCGGAAGATCGAACGAGACGCCGGATCCGACGAGCCAGGACAGTCCGGCTGCGACCGCCGTGGCCGCGCCTGCGAGGACGAGCAGGCGCCGGCGTCGGGACGGTTTGAACAGGGCCGCGAGCGCCAGGACGATCGCCGCGAGAACCGCCAGCGCGAAAACCGCTCCGCCGGCGTGGTCGAAGCTGACCCATGGCAGGTAGACGCCGCGATTGCTGAGATAGACGCCGGAAACCGGCTGGAGCGCCTGTCGCGCCGCGGGCAAAGCGTGCGCGGTCGCCGTCCAGAAGAACAGCTGGAGCAGCAGCGGCGTGTTGCGGGCGAATTCGATAAAGGTCTGCGCGAGCCGCGACAGCAGCAGATTGCGCGACATCCGTGCGAGCCCGATCAGCGCGCCGAGCACGGTCGCGAGCAGGCAGGCGAGCGCGGAGACGAGGACTGTGTTGACGAGGCCGGCCAGCAGCGCGCGCGCGTAGGGGGCGCCGGCCCGGAAGGCGACGGGGGATTCGCCGATCTCAAAATTCGCCGGCCGTCCGAGGAAACCGAAGCCCGGCGTCAGGCCGAGCCGGGCCATATTGGCGAGGATCGTCGAGGAGACGAGCCAGACGAGGCCGAGCGCGACGAGAAGGATGGCGAGCTGCAGCCTCGGCCGCGGCCCGAGCAGGTCCCGCATCGCCGAATGGTCCGTCAGCGGAAGGGCGGGGCGTAGAGCAGGCCGCCCGCGGTCCAGAGCCGGTTGAGACCGCGCTGGAAACCGATCCGCGTCGTCGGGCCGACATTGCGGTCGAACACCTCGCCGTAATTGCCGAGCGTCTTCACGATCTTGTACGCGAACTTCGGATCGAGCCCGGTCGAGAGGCCGAGGCTCAGATCGACGCCGAGGAAGCGCCGGATCTCAGGATCGGAGCTGTCGAGGAACGTGTCGACGTTCTGCGACGTGATGCCGAGCTCCTCGGCCTGGATCAGCGCGTAGACGCTCCAGTTGACGAGTTCGAGCCACCGGTCGTCGCCGTAGCGGACGGCGGGGGCGAGCGGTTCCTTGGAGATGCGCTCCGGCAGGATCACGTAGTCGTCCGGCTGGCGCAGCTGCGTGCGCTTGATGCCGAGGTCGGAGCCGTCCTGGGTGAGGACGTCGCAGCGGCCGGCCTCGAACGCCTTTAGGAATTCGCTGGTGTCCTCAATGGTGACCGGCTTGAAGGTCGCGCCGCTCTTGCGGAAGAAGTCGGCGATATTCTGCTCGCCGGTCGTGCCGGTCTGGATGCAGACCGTCGCCCCGTCGAGATCCTTCGGCGCGGCCACGCCGAGCTTCTTCGGAACGAGCAGGCCCTGACCGTCGTAGAACGCCACCGGGCCGAAATGGAAACCGTGCTGCGTCGCGCGGGTGATGGTCTGGGTGACGCCGGACAGCAATATGTCGAATTCGCCGGACTTTAGCGCGGGCAGGCGTTGCTGCGGCGAGGAGGAGACGAACTGGATCTTCTCCGGGTCGCCGAGCGTCGTGATCGCGATCGCGCGGCCGATGTCGATCCAGAAGCCCTGCCAGCGGCCGGAGCTGTCGGGCGCGAAGAAGCCCGGCTGCGAGCCGACGCCGGCCTTGATGAGGCCGCGCTTCTCGATGGCCTCGAGCGTCGGGCCGGCATGGGCCGGCGCCGCGCCGAGCGCGGCCGCCAGGAAGACCGCCGCGGCCGCAAGAACGCCTTGCGGCCGGACATTCGGCCACAACGACTGCAGGCTTGCTGGCATGAACTGTCGGTCCTTTGATCCGCTTGGGTCTTCGATGTCCGACCCATATGGCGCTCGCGCCGCTCGGGTCGACCGAGCGCGAACAATCACGAGGTCGCGCGCAAGACGCCTTCCGCGGGGTATGTCCGCCGTAGAGGGAGCGCGCTCAGGAGGCGCCGCGGACGGAACCAAGCGTTTCAGCGTCGGCGCGCGGCAGCTGGTAGGCGCCGAGCTTGTCGTCGATCGCGTCGGCAAGCGAAGACAGCGTGCGGATCTTGGACTCGAGCCCGGGCAGGATCCGCGAGCGAATGGTCGCGGCGAGCCGCTTCTCGATCTCCGGGGTGACGCGGCGCTGGCCGTTCACCATCGCGAAGACCAGCGGCCGGGAGACCTGCAGCTCGTTTGCGAGCGCCGCGTGGAACCGATGACCGAACAGCACGGTTCCGGCGGCGGCCAGCCGCGCGGCGGCGGCGGACGGCGTCGGCTTGGGGGCGGAGACGACGCGTTCGAAGGCGTCGGCATGCGAAGCGGCGAAGGACATGGGCTGACTCACGTGCGGTCTTTAATGAAGTAAATTGATAGAATGATATCCGTCGCTTGGTCAATCGCCATGCTGCATTGCCGATCTGCGCGTCGCGAGGGCGAGCGTTAACGGACAGGCTGGCCTCGACGCCGCCTCCGGAGAGGATCATTTGATGCCCGTGGGCGTTGACCCGAGCGGCCGCCGTGGCGGCCGAGCGCGCGAGTCGAGGACCTGCCGCATGCGTACGAAACGACGAATTGGCCTGGCGATTTTGGGGGTGCTGGCCGCGACCGCAGTTCACGCCGGGGAGCCTTATTCAGAACCGCGTCCGGACCTGTCTGAACCGGCGATAGACGGAGGCGATTTTGAAGGCTGGCGAACGCGCAGCGAGGCGCAGGTCAAGCCCACCGATCCGCCAGCGCCGACTGCGTCTACGGCGCGCCGCCGCAGGTCGACGCCGCCGAAACGGGTCGAACAGCCCGATCCGTTCCTGATCCGTTTGCAGATTCTGCTCGACCGCGCCCATGTCTCGCCCGGCGTGATCGACGGGCGGAACGGCGACAACCTGAAGAAGGCCGTGCGGGCGTTCGAGCAGATGCGGGGTCTCGCGGTCGACGGGGAGGTCGACGCGGATGTCTGGGCGGCGCTTGCGCCCGACACGGGCAAGGCGACGAAAACCTATGAGATCACCGACAAGGACATCGACGGGCGCTACGTAAAGAAGCTCCCCAAGGATTACGCCAAGCTCGCGCGTCTGAAATGGCTGGGCTATCGCGACGCCGCCGAGATGCTGGCCGAGCGTTTCCATCTCGACGAGAGGCTATTGCGTGCGATGAATCCGGACGTCGATTTCAAGCAGGCGGGCAAGACCATTCTGGTTCCCGAGACGGGCGCGCCGCCGACCGCGAAGGTCGCGCGCATTGTGGTCGAGAAGGCGGAAGGCGATCTGCGGGCCTTTGACGAAGCGGGGACGCTCGTGTTCGTCGCGCCCGCGACGGTCGGCTCGAGCGACACGCCGTCACCCGCCGGCTCCATGAAGGTCAACGGCGCCTTTCCCGATCCGCATTACAAATACGACCCGAAGAAGAACTTTCAGCAGGGCCGGAACACGCGAAAGCTCCTGCTGAAGCCCGGTCCGAACGGGCCGGTCGGCAGCATGTGGATCGATCTGTCGAAACCGACTTACGGCATCCATGGGACGCCCGAGCCGAACGACATCAGCAAGACCGGAAGCCACGGCTGCGTGCGGCTGACCAACTGGGACGCGGCCGATCTCGCCGGCATGGTGATCCCGAAGCGCACCACTGTAGAGTTCGAGTGAGCGCGCGCGATTTCATGAGAGATTTGTAAGAGACTGAGGGCTTTGAGGGCGCGGCGAACATGACAGAACATTAATTAGCTTTCGCGGACGGACGCCCCTATCTTCATTCTCACAGGACGCGCACAGCGCTCCGACGCCCCGCGATGGCGATCTATCGCGAGACAGATTCTTCAGGAGGATCAAATGGCTCTGTGGACCGCTCCCATCGTTTCCGAGACCCCGGTTGGCCTCGAGGTCACCTCGTACAGCCCGGCCGAGCTCTGAGCTTCTAAAGCTCACTTTCACGCAAGTTTCGAAGCCCCGTGCGGTCCCTCCGCGCGGGGCTTTTTTTGTCCAAGGTGAAAAAAATCCAGCTCAGAATGTAATGGTCAGGGATCGTTCTTGATCGACCCGTCGGCGTTTCGGAACACCGACCTTCAGCTTCGACGGCCGGAATGACAGCTCAGCCAGCCCCGTAGCGCTTTAGTCCGGCTTCCAGATCCGCGATCAGGTCCTCGACGTCCTCCAGTCCGATGTGCAGGCGCACTGTCGGTCCCGCGGGCGTCCAACGCGTCGCGGTGCGCACTGGCTTGGCGTCGAACGGGATGGCGAGGCTCTCATAGCCGCCCCAGGAAAAACCGAGCCCGAACAATTCCAATCCGTCGAGGAATGCCGCAACCGCCTCGTCCGAACCGGGGACGAGCTCAAAGGCGAACAGCCCGCTGGCTCCGGAAAAATCACGCTTCCACAGCGCGTGTCCCGGATCGCTCTCCAACGCCGGATGCATGACGCGGGCGACCTCGGAACGGGACTCGAGCCATCGTGCGACCCGCAAGGCGGAAGCTTGGTGATGCGCGAGGCGGACGCCAAGCGTGCGCATGCCGCGAAGCGCCATAAAGACGTCGTCGGGGCCGCAGCAGAGGCCAAGCTGCCCGTGCGTCGCCTTCACGGCGGCGGCGTATTGGGCATTGGCCGAGACCCAGCCGATCAGCACGTCGGCATGACCGCCGAGATATTTGGTGCCGGCCGAGACCGACACGTCGACCCCGAAATCATGCGCGCGGAAGAACAGCGGCGTCGCCCAGGTGTTGTCCATGACGACGGCGGCGCCCCGCGCATGCGCCGCGCCCGCGATCGCCGGCACGTCCTGCACCTCGAAGGTGAGCGAGCCCGGGCTTTCGACGAACACCGCTCTGGTGTTCGGCCGCATCCAGCCCGCGATGTCGGAGCCTAGGGTCGGGTCGTAATAATCGGTCTCGATCCCGAGCCGCTTCAGCAAGCCGTCGCAGAGCTGGCGCGTCGGCTGGTAGACCGTGTCGACCATCAGCAGGTGGTCGCCGGCGGACAGCGTCGCCAGCAGGCCGAGCGCGACCGCGTTGAGGCCGGAGGGCGCGAGCGAGACATGCGACGAGCCCTCGAAGCGCTGAAGCGCGTCGACGAGCGCGTCGGAGGTGGGGCTGCCGCGACGGCCATAGGTGTAGCGGCCGCGAAGCGCCTTCAAGTCCGCGACAGTCGGCCAGACCACGGTCGAGCCCCGCATGACGGGCGGATTCACGAAGCCGTAGGCGTCTTCCGGGTCGCGCCCGTTGGCGACGAGCTCCGTCAACGGTCCGAAAAGACGGTCGTCGTCTCCGCGCGCCATGAGATGTTCTTTCCGTGCCTCGAACCCCGCCCGAGTTCTGCGGGGCGCCGGGGGACGCGTCAACAGGACGTGATCCGCTCAAGGCGCTTGGAGCGTGACGCCGGGCTCTTTACCTCTCCCCTGCGGGGAGAGGGCCTGCCCCGGACTTGATCCGGGGTCGCGAGGCGAAGCCGAAGCGGGTGAGGGGGATCAGGGCTTTCCGGAGAGGGCGACGCCCCCCGCCCGCCGCTTCGCGTCGACCTCTCCCCGCCGGGGAGAGGTGAAAGGCGGCTCGCCGCCTTTTCTGAGATGCACTGGCGAAGCCAGCCGGCGGCTTGAGGTTTTGCCGAACCGCAACTAGCGTCGCGCCCCTTGGTTGAGAAAACGGGGGGTTTTCTAGATGACGCGCATGCTCATTCACGGGGCGCCGCTTGCGGCCGTTTCGGCTCTGGCTCTCGCGGCGACGGTCTCCACGGGCGCGCTCGCCCAGCAGAACAGAGCCTCCGTGGAGGTGCCGGCCGACAAGGCCCGCGTCACCGGCCAGATGACCATCGACTACGCCTCGCGCTCGGAACGCTCGACCAGCGGCATCGACACCTACGACCTCAGCGAACTCAAGGTCGCGGATCTGTTCGTGATGCGCGGCACGGTGCAGCGCCAGCCCGGCGAGCGCATGACCTACAGCCTGCGCTACGACGTGGTTAACCCGCAGAACCCGTCCCAGATCGCGCGCGACGTCGCGATCCTGCGCGGCGACCTGCCCATCGACAGCCGCGGCCGCTACCTGCCGGGCGACGGCAATCTTCGCATCGACGTCGTCAAGGGCCAGCAGTCCTCGTCCAAGTTCGGCGGCGTGCTGCAGGGCCGGCGGGTGCTGAAGTGGTGGGACGTCGCCTCTCGCCTGCGCGACGCGAAGTCGGAAGCGACGAAAATCTACTCGCGCGTCATCGAGGGCAAAACGGTCTCGATCGCGGTGAAGAACCCCGATCCGCTGGGCTTCGAGAGCCTGACGCTCGCGGGCGGGCCGTTCTCGTTCCTCGCGCCCGCCAAGGTCTCAGGCAACCTCGATTACGACTACGAACTCGGCAACTGGCTGACCGACGCCAACGGCCTCAACATCTCCTACACGATCGGCGACCGGCCCTATTCGGACAAGGTTTCCGGCTCGATCCGCTTCGTCGAGGAGGAGGGCAGCTTCCAGGACTCGCAGGGCAAGAAGCGGGAATACACCGGCTATTACGACTACAACCTGCGCTGGAACGAGCAGTCGGTCGCGAACGACCAGTCGTTCTTCTCCGACAAGCAGACGCAGGATCCGGACGCGTTCTTTTCGTCCTCGGACCAGACCAAACCCGGCCTCTACGGCAAGGTCTATTACAAGGACAGCGAGGACTACTGCAAAAAGCAGAAGGGCGAGAAAGGCGAGGAAGAGTGCGTCGGCCCGACGCGTTCGGAGGTCACCTACGACCTTAAGCCGGTGGGGCTGACCTATCAGCAGCTCGCGACCTGGTTCAAGATCGAGCCGCTCGCGCTTGGACCGCTCACCGACGAGTGAGTTTTTCGGAACCAACGCTTGGCGTCGCGCCTCTCGCAGGGGAGGCCAGCGCCAAGCGAGGTTGCTATGACGGAAAAGCCGAAGACCGAGAACGATAAGCCGGCCAACGACAACCGCGGCGATCCGCCGGACGCCGCGGAGCTTGCCGGCGTGAAGCGCAAGGACGGCGAGACCGACAAGGACGAGGCGCCGTCGGGCGCGGTGTCGCCGGACGATCTGTCGAGCGAAAATGACGACGGGGCGGGATAGGTGCTCCGGATGCCTCGTTATGGTCCGGCTCGACCGGATCATCTACGCAGACCGCAGAGCTCGACGCGAAACGTGGGTCCTCCGGTCAAGCCGAAGGACGATGGCGGTGGTTCGAGCGCCAGTCCGGCTCACGCCGTCTCGCGCGTCGCCGCGATCCATTCTTTTGCGCGCGCCTCCGGGTCGCTTGCGCCCAGCACGTCGTTCACCACCGCGACGATATCCGCGCCGGCCGCGAGGCACTGGCGGGCGCGGTCGGGCGTCAGCCCGCCGATCGCGACCAGCGGCCGGTCGCCGATCAGCCGCTTCCATTCGGTGACGCGCTCCAGCCCTTGGGGGCCGAACGGCATCTGTTTCAGGATCGTCGGCCAGACGGGACCGAGCGCGACGTGGTGCGGATCGAGCGACAGCGCCCGGTCGAGCTCCTCACGCGTGTGGGTCGAGACGCCGAGCCTCAAGCCGGC
Protein-coding sequences here:
- a CDS encoding cytochrome c, whose product is MKALLKSMIGAGLIVLVAAAGFAGWRFATSDAEVSAADVKPTPELVERGRYLTAAADCAACHTVPGGKPFAGGVPFELPFGTIYSTNITADQKTGIGDWSDDDFVRALHKGVAKDGSNLYPAFPYTSYTGLTRDDAVAIKAYLFSLAPENAPAKENTLGFPFNQRWAMKFWNVAFLDQKRFRADPKLSETENRGAYLATALGHCGECHTPRNIGFALSGKDLAGTEIKGWRAYNITPDKETGIGAWSDEQIASYLASGHAEGRGAASGPMAEVIANSTKFLTKDDVSALVAYLRKVEPRKSDDGVKVAAAPQSMLTSTAWAAAPSGAEGGLGSRIFQGACASCHQWNGKGQQTPYAGLAGTRAVNDPEGVNLVQVMLEGSDLRAVHQAAWMPKFGEAYTDAELAAVANYVIAHFGGKEGKVTPEKVAERRTEK
- a CDS encoding LLM class flavin-dependent oxidoreductase, with the protein product MPNRQLKLGAFMRPVSLHTGAWRFPGAYPDANFNFGHLKRFAQRLEEATFDAFFMADHLAVLNMPREALKRSHTVTSFEPFTLLSALAAVTERIGLVGTGSTTYDEPYHLARRFASLDHISGGRAGWNVVTTSNPDAALNFGLDEHVEHAARYARAREFFDVVTGLWDSFADDAFVRDVASGVYTDLDRMRRLDHKGAAFSVRGPLNIARPPQGWPVIVQAGASEPGRQLAAETAEAVFCAPSRLADGQTFYADVKARTAAVGRDPDHIKILPGAFIVVGDSIEEAREKRARLDALVHVDSSFASLSNMLGHDVSGFDPDGLLPDLPETNASRSTQAKLVGFARRENLTIRQLAQRVGGYSGLAFVGTPETIADGMQEWLESDGCDGFNVMFPYLPQGLDDVVDRVVPELRRRGIFRKAYEGRTLREHLGLPRPENRFFTGS
- a CDS encoding amino acid ABC transporter permease, producing the protein MTSAGARLWRGFFGGWLNATVTIVTLAVVWLVVAPIVRWALLDAVWVGDAKTCAAAEGACWAFIGEKLRFILFAFYPFGEHWRAALALAALVAVLGLSAVPRLWSVWLAGACAGLLASAWALLGGGLFGPPVPMAQWGGLPLTLLITILAFAGGFPIGLALALGRRSRLPILSWLCTIYIELARGIPLITALYLAMLVLPLALPEGVELETLVRASLAMTLFFAAYFAEIIRAGLQGVPESQTEAALSLGYSPFGAMRHVILPQALRSVVPALVTIAIGILQSTTLVAAIGVFDLLNAARQAANDTAWLGFYDEAYAFAALVYFTLCFGASRYSVWLEKRL
- a CDS encoding ABC transporter permease subunit (The N-terminal region of this protein, as described by TIGR01726, is a three transmembrane segment that identifies a subfamily of ABC transporter permease subunits, which specificities that include histidine, arginine, glutamine, glutamate, L-cystine (sic), the opines (in Agrobacterium) octopine and nopaline, etc.); amino-acid sequence: MRDLLGPRPRLQLAILLVALGLVWLVSSTILANMARLGLTPGFGFLGRPANFEIGESPVAFRAGAPYARALLAGLVNTVLVSALACLLATVLGALIGLARMSRNLLLSRLAQTFIEFARNTPLLLQLFFWTATAHALPAARQALQPVSGVYLSNRGVYLPWVSFDHAGGAVFALAVLAAIVLALAALFKPSRRRRLLVLAGAATAVAAGLSWLVGSGVSFDLPTLRGFNFTGGFGVSPEFAALVVGLTVHGSAQVAEIVRAGVQSVPAGQWEAAEALGMSRAKALRLVVAPQALRVIVPLMTSTYLDITKNSSLAVAIGFTDFVSVANTTANQSGHAVEALALMIAAYLALSLSVSVVMNRYDAMLERRGFARP
- a CDS encoding amino acid ABC transporter substrate-binding protein, producing MPASLQSLWPNVRPQGVLAAAAVFLAAALGAAPAHAGPTLEAIEKRGLIKAGVGSQPGFFAPDSSGRWQGFWIDIGRAIAITTLGDPEKIQFVSSSPQQRLPALKSGEFDILLSGVTQTITRATQHGFHFGPVAFYDGQGLLVPKKLGVAAPKDLDGATVCIQTGTTGEQNIADFFRKSGATFKPVTIEDTSEFLKAFEAGRCDVLTQDGSDLGIKRTQLRQPDDYVILPERISKEPLAPAVRYGDDRWLELVNWSVYALIQAEELGITSQNVDTFLDSSDPEIRRFLGVDLSLGLSTGLDPKFAYKIVKTLGNYGEVFDRNVGPTTRIGFQRGLNRLWTAGGLLYAPPFR
- a CDS encoding L,D-transpeptidase, which encodes MQILLDRAHVSPGVIDGRNGDNLKKAVRAFEQMRGLAVDGEVDADVWAALAPDTGKATKTYEITDKDIDGRYVKKLPKDYAKLARLKWLGYRDAAEMLAERFHLDERLLRAMNPDVDFKQAGKTILVPETGAPPTAKVARIVVEKAEGDLRAFDEAGTLVFVAPATVGSSDTPSPAGSMKVNGAFPDPHYKYDPKKNFQQGRNTRKLLLKPGPNGPVGSMWIDLSKPTYGIHGTPEPNDISKTGSHGCVRLTNWDAADLAGMVIPKRTTVEFE
- the metC gene encoding cystathionine beta-lyase gives rise to the protein MARGDDDRLFGPLTELVANGRDPEDAYGFVNPPVMRGSTVVWPTVADLKALRGRYTYGRRGSPTSDALVDALQRFEGSSHVSLAPSGLNAVALGLLATLSAGDHLLMVDTVYQPTRQLCDGLLKRLGIETDYYDPTLGSDIAGWMRPNTRAVFVESPGSLTFEVQDVPAIAGAAHARGAAVVMDNTWATPLFFRAHDFGVDVSVSAGTKYLGGHADVLIGWVSANAQYAAAVKATHGQLGLCCGPDDVFMALRGMRTLGVRLAHHQASALRVARWLESRSEVARVMHPALESDPGHALWKRDFSGASGLFAFELVPGSDEAVAAFLDGLELFGLGFSWGGYESLAIPFDAKPVRTATRWTPAGPTVRLHIGLEDVEDLIADLEAGLKRYGAG